A genomic window from Thermococcus nautili includes:
- a CDS encoding proton-conducting transporter transmembrane domain-containing protein — translation MNELMIMLFAPLVAGFIAWALDIRGIREIVGILGAAVPLGILAKYYSTIAGSNPETVTHTITIGGFKLLFQLNTITWYFAAVASLVGVAMAFGMASTSRSSYEWLFALMSYTGVLGVFLSQDFVGFFLFWELMTFASFMMVLKRNRHESLKYFVLSVIGAYAMLIAIGILYAKTGALDFGAIRQALYMDAMLGSMSKGLTALVFLLFLTAFGVKAGAVPLHVWAPGAYSKVDQSYTTFFSGALSKAGAYGFLLIYILMGAKLYYALGVWHGHLVFGYIIAWLGAITVVVAGFLAVLQEDIRKLFAYSSISQVGYILLGLGIGTSLGFVGALFHVLSHAVFKGLFWLVVAALILRTGKTKFEDFGGLAEKMPITFAMALIAVLSLAGIPPMAGFASKWLLYEAAISAHMPLVAGAIFLGSGLAFAYVVRFLYAVWFGQRPSDLEDVKEAPLPLLIGMAILAIPNLVFGIAPGLVVKFIDDIMYSLFQIHIPVGGDYFKLVTPTGTYNALLVTVILTLGLAIAGLIFIYGAKARKVPVTDTYQSGNPVTEDYNLSMRRNFYRPLAEALDFWLKYSWDRFYERLAGMFEDFADSLREGFYNGNVQSYAWYLAVVLLILALWGVL, via the coding sequence ATGAACGAGCTCATGATAATGCTCTTCGCACCTCTGGTGGCTGGCTTCATAGCCTGGGCCCTTGACATCAGGGGAATACGCGAGATTGTTGGAATCCTTGGTGCAGCGGTTCCCCTTGGGATACTCGCCAAGTACTACTCAACGATAGCTGGTAGCAACCCCGAAACCGTGACCCACACTATAACGATTGGCGGCTTTAAGCTGCTCTTCCAGCTCAACACAATCACCTGGTACTTCGCGGCGGTGGCTTCGCTCGTCGGCGTTGCGATGGCCTTTGGAATGGCCAGCACCTCAAGGAGCTCCTACGAGTGGCTCTTCGCCCTCATGAGCTACACCGGAGTGCTGGGAGTCTTCCTCAGCCAGGACTTCGTGGGCTTCTTCCTGTTCTGGGAGCTCATGACCTTCGCGAGCTTCATGATGGTGCTTAAGAGGAACAGACACGAGTCCCTCAAGTACTTCGTGCTCAGCGTCATCGGTGCCTACGCGATGCTCATAGCGATTGGTATACTCTACGCAAAGACCGGAGCGCTCGACTTCGGGGCAATCAGGCAGGCGCTCTACATGGACGCAATGCTCGGAAGCATGAGCAAGGGTCTCACAGCTCTCGTGTTCCTGCTGTTCCTGACGGCCTTCGGCGTCAAGGCAGGTGCCGTTCCACTCCACGTCTGGGCACCCGGCGCCTACAGCAAGGTTGACCAGAGCTACACTACCTTCTTCAGCGGAGCCCTCAGCAAGGCCGGAGCCTATGGTTTCCTGCTCATCTACATCCTGATGGGTGCCAAGCTCTACTACGCCCTTGGAGTCTGGCACGGCCATCTCGTGTTTGGGTACATCATAGCATGGCTCGGCGCGATAACAGTCGTCGTCGCTGGCTTCCTCGCAGTCCTTCAGGAGGACATCAGGAAGCTCTTCGCCTACTCGTCAATCAGCCAAGTCGGCTACATCCTCCTAGGTCTCGGTATTGGCACCTCACTTGGATTCGTTGGAGCCCTCTTCCACGTCCTCAGCCACGCGGTCTTCAAGGGCCTGTTCTGGCTCGTCGTCGCGGCGCTTATCCTGAGAACCGGTAAGACCAAGTTCGAGGACTTCGGCGGTCTGGCGGAGAAGATGCCGATAACCTTCGCGATGGCCCTCATAGCAGTCCTCAGCCTCGCCGGAATCCCGCCGATGGCAGGTTTCGCCAGCAAGTGGCTCCTCTACGAAGCTGCCATAAGCGCCCACATGCCACTGGTCGCGGGCGCGATATTCCTTGGAAGCGGTCTCGCTTTCGCCTACGTCGTCAGGTTCCTCTACGCGGTCTGGTTCGGCCAGAGACCGAGCGACCTTGAGGACGTCAAGGAAGCACCGCTCCCGCTCCTCATAGGCATGGCGATACTGGCTATCCCGAACCTCGTCTTCGGTATCGCCCCGGGCCTCGTGGTGAAGTTCATTGATGACATAATGTACTCTCTCTTCCAAATCCACATTCCCGTCGGCGGTGACTACTTCAAGCTCGTAACCCCAACTGGAACCTACAACGCCCTCCTCGTCACCGTAATCCTGACCCTCGGCCTTGCAATAGCGGGACTCATATTCATCTACGGAGCCAAGGCCAGGAAGGTTCCAGTTACAGACACCTATCAGTCAGGTAACCCAGTCACCGAGGACTACAACCTCAGCATGAGGAGAAACTTCTACAGGCCTCTCGCTGAAG
- a CDS encoding proton-conducting transporter transmembrane domain-containing protein: MNGQYASLLIALPLLGAFFVPLIKGLGKKAIKTYVLIITAIQTGIAAWVFQEVYSTGKPIIVIAGGWKPPVGINLYLGYFASLFVLIVALASFLMAVFNFKAIDVEPIDKYAMLFLLLMLGATGMIATGDIFNLFVFMEITAITAYALTAYNKTGEAAEASLKYMILGGIGSSFFLIGVALIYGATGTLNMAQIAQLAGHINPTVAQVGLALIIFGLAVEAELFPLNAWAPDAYQAAPHPVTAMFSAFVVKAGLYAMARVLYLMSSVGTWHNVLRLLVVMATLTVVVAEFSALRQRNVKRMIAYSSISQVGLIALAFALGTQAGVDAGVFQMVNHAIVKVLLFLGVGYVAVQLGGAEIENFRGLGRRMPVTAFGITVGAMAAVGIPLFNIFWSKLRIILATIEVGYTWAAFLVLAASVVEAVYYFRLIHAIWFEGEGERISESVPLMAIVVLLVVLVIAIGVYPNYLWSVSQKAGSDIFNVAQYIKNVPLMGVGA; the protein is encoded by the coding sequence ATGAACGGGCAGTACGCTTCACTCCTCATAGCATTACCTCTCCTCGGTGCCTTCTTCGTTCCCCTGATTAAGGGGCTCGGGAAGAAGGCGATAAAGACCTACGTGCTGATAATCACCGCGATACAGACCGGGATAGCGGCGTGGGTCTTCCAGGAGGTTTACTCAACAGGAAAGCCTATAATCGTCATCGCAGGTGGCTGGAAGCCCCCGGTCGGAATTAACCTCTACCTTGGCTACTTCGCCTCGCTCTTCGTGCTCATAGTGGCCTTAGCGAGCTTCCTCATGGCGGTATTCAACTTCAAGGCAATCGATGTTGAGCCCATAGACAAGTACGCCATGCTGTTCCTCCTGCTGATGCTCGGAGCCACTGGAATGATAGCGACCGGTGACATCTTCAACCTCTTCGTCTTCATGGAGATAACCGCCATAACGGCCTACGCGCTGACGGCTTACAACAAGACCGGCGAAGCTGCTGAAGCCTCGCTCAAGTACATGATTCTCGGAGGAATCGGTTCGAGCTTCTTCCTAATCGGCGTCGCGCTAATCTACGGCGCCACCGGAACACTCAACATGGCCCAGATAGCCCAGCTCGCCGGCCACATCAACCCGACCGTTGCCCAGGTCGGACTGGCTCTCATAATCTTTGGCCTTGCCGTCGAGGCGGAGCTCTTCCCGCTCAACGCCTGGGCGCCCGATGCATACCAGGCCGCACCGCACCCGGTAACGGCCATGTTCTCGGCCTTCGTCGTCAAGGCCGGCCTCTACGCGATGGCCAGGGTTCTCTACCTCATGAGCTCGGTCGGAACCTGGCACAACGTCCTCAGGCTCCTCGTAGTGATGGCCACCCTCACCGTCGTCGTGGCGGAGTTCTCGGCGTTGAGGCAGAGGAACGTCAAGAGAATGATAGCCTACTCGTCAATCAGCCAGGTCGGACTCATAGCGCTCGCCTTCGCCCTCGGAACCCAGGCGGGCGTTGACGCTGGAGTGTTCCAGATGGTCAACCACGCGATAGTGAAGGTTCTCCTGTTCCTCGGCGTTGGCTACGTTGCCGTACAGCTTGGAGGGGCCGAGATTGAGAACTTCCGCGGACTCGGCAGGAGGATGCCGGTTACCGCCTTCGGAATAACGGTAGGAGCAATGGCGGCCGTGGGAATACCGCTGTTCAACATATTCTGGAGCAAGCTCAGGATAATCCTGGCGACCATTGAAGTCGGCTACACCTGGGCGGCCTTCCTCGTCCTCGCGGCCAGCGTCGTGGAGGCGGTCTATTACTTCAGGCTGATTCACGCCATCTGGTTCGAGGGAGAGGGCGAGAGGATTTCGGAGAGCGTGCCTCTGATGGCCATAGTCGTCCTTCTGGTGGTGCTCGTAATAGCAATAGGCGTCTACCCGAACTACCTCTGGAGCGTCTCCCAGAAGGCCGGAAGCGACATCTTCAACGTCGCCCAGTACATTAAGAACGTCCCGCTGATGGGGGTGGGAGCATGA
- a CDS encoding NADH-quinone oxidoreductase subunit K, which translates to MSVPHISAFYFGAIALVLIGLYAILVKKNILKMLIGLSIMETGVNLLLVSIGYISGRSAPILSEGIGPNQAVDPIPQALVLTAIVIGVATTAMALSAVIVLYKRYGTLNIEEIRRLRG; encoded by the coding sequence ATGAGCGTGCCACACATCAGTGCATTCTACTTCGGCGCGATTGCCCTCGTGCTCATAGGCCTCTACGCGATACTCGTCAAGAAGAACATCCTCAAGATGCTCATTGGGCTCAGCATCATGGAAACCGGCGTTAACCTGCTCCTCGTCAGCATAGGCTACATCTCCGGAAGGAGCGCGCCGATTCTGAGCGAGGGAATAGGGCCCAACCAGGCCGTTGACCCGATTCCGCAGGCGCTCGTTCTGACGGCGATAGTCATAGGCGTTGCCACAACCGCTATGGCCCTCAGCGCGGTTATAGTCCTCTACAAGCGTTACGGAACCCTCAACATTGAGGAGATAAGGAGGTTGAGAGGATGA